The sequence GGCCGACGAAACCAATCGCCGCGCTGCCTGCTTCACCCGCTGACGGTCGACCGTTTGCTTGTTGGCCGCTGCAAGACGACGCTATGGGCCGATATGTCGCATCCCGATCCAGAACCCTACAAGCTGGAGCTAGAAGCCGTTGACGCCTGCAAACCCGACGAGGTGCTCATTGCCGCGGCCGGTGGCTCGATGCGATCGGGCATCTGGGGCGAACTGCTGTCGACTGCCGCACGCGTTAGTGGCTGCGTCGGAGCGATCGTTGACGGCGCCGTGCGCGATGTTGCCAAAATGCGCGGGATGAGTTTCCCGGTTTTCGCCCGCGGTACGTGCGTTTACGACAGCCTTCACCGGCAGCGGGTGATCGATCTCGATGTGCCGGTGGAGATCGGCGGCATTTTGTTTTCGCCCGGCGATCTGGTATTTGCCGACCGCGACGGCATCGTGGTTGTACCGAGGGACGTTGAGGAAGAAGTCGTCCGTCGCGCCTGGCATAAGGTGCATGCTGAAAACGTCAGTCGTGACGCAATTCGCGCCGGAATGAAAGCCACGGCCGCGTATCAGAAGTTCGGAGTGCTGTAAGGCCTTTTTGAAACTACTGCGCATCCACGCTCTCTGATCGCTTCTCGATTGCGGCAGGCGCAGTGTGGCGTCGGCCGCAGTTCATTTTGTTTGACACCCACTCTCAGGACGCCATCGTCAACGAGTGGGCAGGACGGCACCGCAAGCAGGCGACTTGACGCACGGTGCTGGCGATCGGTGCCAGTCAGGTACTCGGTGCGCGACCTACGCCAACTTTAAGTCGCCCTTCCATCGTACAAAACCTTCGATGGCTTCGTACTCGGCTAGCCCGAGCTTATCGTAGAGCTTGGCGGTTTCAGCGTTGCGAGCCTCGGCGCGTTGCCAGAATTCACGGAGATCCACGCCGGGGAAGAGGGCGCGGTCTTTTTGGGATTGATGCTTGAAGATGGCATTACGTTTGCGTCGCGTTTCGTCGGGGCTGAGCGGAACGGCCATTTCGATTTCGTGCGGATCCCACTCTTGCCACGCCCCGCGGTACAGCCAGACTTCGCAGCGATTGAACCAGGCCTCGTAGCGGACGCGGTCGCAGGCCATGAGGACGGCGCTGAGGCAAACGCGGTGAGTGCCGTGCGGGTCGGAGAGATCGCCGGCGACGTAGATTTGGTTCGGCTGAATTTGCTGCAGCAGATCGATCGTGAGCTTCACATCGGCGTCGCCGAGCGGCTTCTTTTTGACACGTCCAGTTTCGTAGAACGGCATGTCGAGAAAATGGAGTCGCTGCGGAGAGACGCCGCAACCGCGGCCGGCGGCGCGGGCTTCGCCGCGACGAATCAGGCCTTTGATTTTTTGCACTTCGTCGGTATCGACTTGGCCCGGCTGCTTGTTGCGAAGCGTTTCGAGAATTCCGTGTAAGATGCTGCGCGT comes from Pirellulales bacterium and encodes:
- a CDS encoding RraA family protein; this translates as MTDNAREPITLEMMRCSLYSAVVCDALDAVGRRNQSPRCLLHPLTVDRLLVGRCKTTLWADMSHPDPEPYKLELEAVDACKPDEVLIAAAGGSMRSGIWGELLSTAARVSGCVGAIVDGAVRDVAKMRGMSFPVFARGTCVYDSLHRQRVIDLDVPVEIGGILFSPGDLVFADRDGIVVVPRDVEEEVVRRAWHKVHAENVSRDAIRAGMKATAAYQKFGVL